The following proteins come from a genomic window of Acidobacteriaceae bacterium:
- the hflX gene encoding GTPase HflX, with the protein MSAAPHAIAGRARGGAARERAVLVAVDFTSGRPGLSPAARQARASAALDRATRGEAAPEAAEPTLTRDLEFDLSLAEFQELARSAEAEIAAVLVQHRPRPDPATLVGGGKLDEIDATARSTEADLVLFDHDLSPSQLRNLEARLPCRVIDRTQLILDIFARHARTREGQLQVELAQLEYQLPRLAGRGKTMSQLGGGIGTRGPGETQLETDRRRINARIDRIKQQLEAVRRIRRQQRGRREAVPVPTVALVGYTNAGKSTLFNTLTGAEVLASERMFATLDPKLRQLTLPSRRKVLLSDTVGFIRKLPHSLVTSFRATLEEVERAELLLHVRDSASPLLEEQRVEVEAVLTELGVQDKPTLQVFNKIDLLAEGATPMPAGAIAVSALMGQGLDNLLQAIDAALTADPLVEAKFRIPQSEGRVLAALERGATLLNQSYEGNNIALTAVGPTSLLGRYRRYQANGDNNNTGRLSGERR; encoded by the coding sequence ATGTCAGCAGCTCCTCATGCCATCGCTGGGCGGGCACGCGGCGGTGCCGCGCGGGAGCGCGCGGTGCTCGTCGCCGTCGACTTCACCAGCGGACGCCCCGGTCTTTCGCCGGCGGCCCGGCAGGCCCGTGCGTCTGCCGCGCTTGACCGTGCGACCCGCGGCGAAGCTGCACCCGAAGCCGCCGAACCGACGCTTACTCGCGACCTCGAGTTCGACCTGTCGCTGGCCGAATTCCAGGAACTCGCCCGCTCCGCTGAAGCCGAGATCGCCGCGGTGCTCGTGCAGCACCGCCCACGCCCCGACCCGGCAACTCTCGTCGGCGGAGGCAAGCTCGACGAGATCGATGCCACGGCTCGCTCCACGGAGGCCGATCTCGTCCTCTTCGACCATGACCTATCGCCATCCCAGCTCCGGAATCTTGAGGCGCGGTTGCCCTGCCGCGTGATCGATCGAACGCAGCTCATTCTCGACATCTTCGCCCGGCACGCCCGTACCCGCGAGGGCCAGCTCCAGGTCGAGCTCGCTCAGCTTGAGTACCAGCTCCCTCGCCTCGCCGGCCGCGGCAAAACCATGTCGCAGCTCGGGGGCGGCATCGGCACCCGCGGCCCAGGTGAGACGCAGCTCGAAACCGATCGTCGCCGCATCAACGCCCGCATCGACCGCATCAAGCAGCAGCTTGAGGCTGTGCGCCGCATCCGCCGCCAACAGCGGGGGCGCCGCGAAGCCGTTCCCGTTCCCACCGTGGCGCTCGTCGGCTACACCAACGCCGGCAAATCGACGCTCTTCAACACTCTCACCGGAGCTGAAGTCCTCGCCTCCGAGCGCATGTTCGCCACGCTCGATCCCAAGCTTCGACAGCTCACGTTGCCCTCGCGCCGCAAGGTCCTGCTGTCGGACACTGTCGGATTCATCCGCAAGCTCCCGCACAGTCTCGTGACCAGCTTTCGGGCGACTCTGGAAGAGGTGGAGCGCGCCGAGTTGCTCCTGCACGTTCGCGACTCCGCCAGCCCGCTGCTTGAAGAGCAACGGGTCGAGGTCGAGGCTGTGCTCACTGAACTTGGCGTGCAGGACAAGCCCACCCTCCAGGTCTTCAACAAGATTGATCTGCTAGCCGAAGGCGCCACGCCAATGCCTGCAGGCGCGATCGCAGTCTCTGCGCTCATGGGCCAAGGTCTCGACAATCTTCTTCAGGCGATCGACGCCGCACTCACGGCCGACCCGCTCGTCGAGGCGAAGTTCCGGATTCCGCAGTCGGAAGGGCGCGTTTTGGCAGCACTCGAGCGCGGTGCGACGCTGCTCAACCAGAGTTATGAAGGCAACAACATTGCGCTGACCGCTGTGGGACCGACATCGCTTCTCGGCCGTTATCGGCGCTATCAGGCAAATGGCGATAACAACAATACAGGCCGCCTGAGTGGGGAGCGGAGGTAA
- a CDS encoding ATP synthase F0 subunit B, with amino-acid sequence MTFFCMISRRLRRCSFVALLALALMPVPALQLHAQAHAHHEQPRQQAPANAGEASEPDNAVPEKKEEVRDENDEYRHSAAVRKLGSWIGLDAEQAATAFTLVNFLILAIAVGYGLLKLLPKTFAARNTRIQKQLVDARTATEEASARLNSVEARLSKLDDQIAAMRHQAESDAEKEARRIRASVEDEKTKILAAAEAEIQAATSAARRDIQQFAAGLAIEQAARKLVVTAETDRLLVESFARHLTGDNGGKN; translated from the coding sequence GTGACATTCTTTTGCATGATCTCCCGCCGTCTTCGGCGCTGCTCGTTTGTCGCTCTGCTTGCGCTTGCGCTGATGCCCGTTCCCGCGTTGCAGCTGCACGCACAGGCTCACGCGCATCATGAACAGCCGCGTCAGCAGGCTCCTGCTAACGCCGGTGAGGCCTCCGAGCCGGATAACGCCGTTCCCGAGAAAAAGGAAGAGGTCCGGGACGAGAACGATGAATATCGTCACTCGGCCGCGGTGCGGAAACTCGGCTCCTGGATTGGCCTCGACGCCGAACAAGCGGCGACGGCATTCACGCTTGTCAATTTCCTTATCCTTGCGATCGCCGTCGGGTACGGGCTGCTGAAGCTGCTGCCGAAGACCTTCGCTGCGCGCAACACCAGGATCCAGAAGCAGCTCGTTGATGCGCGCACTGCTACTGAAGAGGCCAGCGCCCGCCTGAACTCCGTAGAAGCTCGCCTCTCCAAGCTCGACGACCAGATTGCCGCGATGCGCCATCAGGCTGAATCCGACGCCGAAAAGGAAGCGCGTCGCATCCGCGCCAGTGTCGAAGATGAGAAGACGAAGATCCTCGCTGCCGCCGAAGCTGAGATTCAGGCCGCGACATCGGCTGCACGCCGCGACATTCAGCAGTTCGCCGCCGGCCTGGCGATCGAGCAGGCTGCACGCAAGCTCGTGGTCACTGCCGAAACCGACCGCCTCCTTGTTGAAAGTTTCGCCCGCCACCTGACGGGCGATAACGGAGGAAAGAACTGA
- the atpH gene encoding ATP synthase F1 subunit delta, translating to MAVVDLRYARALAAVVTNQQLDLIASQGQLENFANLLEESAELREVLQNPSIPEAQKLKVLDALAPRLGLSRPIRNFIAVITHHQRLHELRDMIAAYAKIADANSGIAEVEITTARPLDADNRRLLELQVARLAGEPRIQATYREDASLLGGAVVKLGSTVYDGSVRGQLEQMRQRLAAAGA from the coding sequence ATGGCTGTCGTCGACCTCCGTTACGCGCGTGCTCTCGCCGCCGTCGTCACCAATCAGCAGCTCGACCTCATCGCTTCACAGGGCCAGCTCGAGAACTTTGCGAATCTGCTCGAGGAAAGCGCTGAGCTTCGCGAGGTGCTGCAGAATCCTTCGATCCCCGAAGCGCAAAAGTTGAAAGTGCTCGACGCGCTCGCGCCACGGCTTGGCCTCTCGCGGCCCATTCGCAACTTCATCGCCGTGATTACGCATCACCAGCGCCTGCATGAACTCCGCGACATGATCGCGGCGTACGCAAAGATTGCAGACGCAAACTCCGGCATCGCCGAGGTGGAGATCACTACAGCCCGTCCGCTCGATGCTGACAACCGCCGTCTGCTCGAGCTGCAGGTCGCCAGGCTTGCTGGCGAGCCGCGCATCCAGGCTACATACCGCGAGGACGCCTCGCTACTTGGCGGCGCGGTTGTGAAGCTTGGCTCGACGGTCTACGACGGTTCGGTCCGCGGACAGCTTGAGCAGATGCGACAGCGGTTGGCCGCAGCGGGCGCCTGA
- the atpA gene encoding F0F1 ATP synthase subunit alpha: MAQIQANEITELLRSQIDNYEQRIQVDEVGTVITLGDGIARVHGLDKAMAGELIDFPHGVSGLAMNLEEDQVGVVLLGDYTEISEGDQVKRTGRIMDVPVGEAMIGRVVNALGQPIDDKGPINTPHRLPVERLAPGVIARQSVTEPMATGIKAIDTMIPIGRGQRELLIGDRQTGKTAVALDTIINSAKNNLICIYCAVGQKRSSVAQVVQTLEKYGAMAYTIVVAATASEPAPMQYLAPFAATAMGEYFRDSGKHALIIYDDLSKHAASYREISLLLRRPPGREAYPGDVFYLHSRLLERSAKMSKENGGGSLTALPIIETQAGDVSAYIPTNVISITDGQIFFETDLFNSGVRPAVNVGLSVSRVGFAAAIKATKQVGSTLKLDLAQYRELAAFAQFGSDLDKVTQNQLNRGSRLTELLKQPQFHPLTWVQQVVIIYAGTQGLLDDVEVKDIRAFEDGLHPYMEGAQSQLLADIEAKKAFDDDLRKRLTGAINEYKQDFKAKLADKNQDKDQAKQTAGAAA, from the coding sequence ATGGCACAGATTCAGGCAAACGAGATTACCGAGCTGCTGCGCAGCCAGATTGACAATTACGAGCAGCGCATCCAGGTCGACGAGGTTGGCACGGTCATCACGCTCGGCGACGGCATCGCCCGCGTGCACGGGCTCGACAAGGCGATGGCCGGCGAGCTGATCGACTTCCCGCACGGCGTCTCCGGCCTCGCGATGAACCTCGAAGAGGATCAGGTTGGCGTTGTTCTGCTTGGCGACTACACCGAGATCAGCGAAGGCGACCAGGTCAAGCGCACTGGCCGCATCATGGACGTCCCAGTCGGCGAGGCTATGATCGGCCGCGTCGTGAACGCGCTCGGCCAGCCCATCGACGACAAGGGCCCCATTAACACTCCGCACCGGCTTCCCGTCGAGCGCCTCGCTCCCGGCGTCATTGCGCGCCAGTCCGTCACCGAGCCGATGGCCACCGGCATCAAGGCCATCGACACAATGATTCCGATTGGCCGCGGCCAGCGCGAGCTGCTTATCGGCGACCGCCAGACCGGCAAGACTGCCGTCGCGCTCGACACGATCATTAACTCGGCGAAGAACAATCTCATCTGCATCTACTGCGCGGTCGGTCAGAAGAGGTCTTCGGTCGCGCAGGTCGTTCAGACGCTCGAGAAGTACGGCGCGATGGCCTATACCATCGTCGTCGCCGCCACGGCGTCCGAGCCCGCGCCGATGCAGTATCTCGCTCCCTTCGCAGCGACCGCGATGGGCGAGTACTTCCGCGATAGCGGCAAGCATGCGCTGATCATTTACGACGATCTGTCGAAGCATGCCGCGTCCTATCGCGAAATCTCGCTGTTGCTGCGCCGTCCGCCGGGACGCGAGGCCTACCCGGGCGACGTCTTCTATCTCCACTCGCGTCTGCTGGAGCGCTCGGCGAAGATGTCCAAGGAGAATGGCGGAGGGTCACTCACTGCGCTTCCGATCATCGAGACGCAGGCCGGCGACGTCTCGGCGTATATTCCGACGAACGTCATTTCGATCACTGACGGACAGATCTTCTTCGAAACCGACCTCTTCAACTCCGGTGTCCGCCCGGCTGTGAACGTTGGTCTTTCGGTCTCGCGCGTAGGATTCGCCGCCGCCATCAAGGCGACCAAGCAGGTCGGCTCCACGCTGAAGCTCGACCTCGCGCAGTATCGCGAACTCGCTGCGTTCGCGCAGTTCGGTTCGGATCTCGACAAGGTCACACAGAATCAGCTGAACCGTGGATCGCGCCTTACTGAGCTGCTTAAGCAGCCGCAGTTTCACCCGCTGACGTGGGTGCAGCAGGTGGTCATCATCTACGCCGGAACGCAGGGCCTGCTCGACGACGTCGAGGTGAAGGACATCCGAGCGTTCGAAGACGGCCTGCATCCTTATATGGAGGGTGCGCAGAGCCAGCTCCTGGCCGACATCGAGGCCAAGAAGGCGTTCGACGACGATCTGCGCAAGCGCCTTACCGGCGCCATCAACGAGTACAAGCAGGACTTCAAGGCAAAGCTTGCCGACAAGAACCAGGACAAGGATCAGGCCAAGCAGACCGCAGGAGCCGCTGCTTAA